A DNA window from Brassica napus cultivar Da-Ae chromosome C1, Da-Ae, whole genome shotgun sequence contains the following coding sequences:
- the LOC106349042 gene encoding uncharacterized protein LOC106349042, which translates to MAASYHVRSSSLPSRLHSSGLSHIQLLLKKLPTDNNNNSLSLLSQLYHSVSHLFNESPSSLLLPHHSFFTHLLDLSLVHLDLCSKLRDITCRIKDCLRDLRSAFRRRRHGGDSTIRRHVISFIRSRKAVHKDLAKLLLLLKHADHSYSGPTHHLITLLRQVCSQTCLSFRTVLLSLSTSVPKPRPSKWALVTKLVIKNVTNTGAQVQTGHRNEYQLMDEELQRFCTAKEIKKERIKSLNTSLDKVDIVVEDLEETLESLYRRMIQARVSLLNIVSLHI; encoded by the coding sequence ATGGCTGCCTCCTACCACGTTCGCTCTTCTAGCTTACCATCTCGGCTACACTCAAGTGGTCTCAGTCATATCCAACTCCTCCTCAAGAAGCTACCTAccgataataataataacagcCTCTCACTTCTGTCACAGCTTTACCACTCCGTCTCTCATCTCTTCAACGAATCACCTTCTTCATTACTACTCCCTCATCACTCCTTCTTTACTCATCTTCTTGATCTCTCCCTTGTACACCTTGACTTGTGTTCCAAGCTAAGAGACATCACTTGCCGCATCAAGGACTGTCTCCGTGACCTCCGTTCTGCTTTCAGACGGAGGAGACACGGTGGAGATTCCACCATCCGCCGCCACGTTATATCCTTTATCCGCTCCAGGAAAGCGGTTCACAAGGATCTAGCTAAGCTACTCTTGTTGCTGAAACATGCCGACCACTCCTACTCAGGGCCAACTCATCATTTGATCACACTGCTCCGACAAGTTTGTTCCCAGACATGTCTTTCTTTTAGGACAGTCTTGTTGTCGTTATCCACATCAGTACCAAAGCCAAGACCTTCTAAGTGGGCTTTAGTTACCAAATTGGTGATCAAGAACGTTACTAATACAGGTGCTCAAGTTCAGACAGGACACAGAAACGAGTACCAGTTGATGGATGAAGAACTACAAAGATTCTGCACGGCGAAAGAGATAAAGAAGGAAAGAATCAAGTCATTGAACACAAGCTTAGATAAAGTCGATATTGTAGTTGAAGATCTGGAGGAGACGCTTGAAAGCTTGTACAGGCGTATGATCCAAGCTAGAGTCTCTCTTTTGAACATAGTCTCTTTGCatatatga
- the LOC106349045 gene encoding protein S-acyltransferase 10 isoform X1, producing MWSRWYICEESALCIWTLIMYIDYLTNVAKPWWKNAVIILLLVLLVISLIFVLLLLLFHSYLILTNQSTYELVRRKRIPYMRNMPERVHPFSRGIYTTSVAGLISEGNMFCLKI from the exons ATGTGGAGCAG GTGGTACATCTGTGAGGAGAGTGCTCTATGCATCTGGACACTCATCATGTACATTGACTACCTGACTAACGTAGCCAAGCCTTG GTGGAAGAATGCAGTTATCATACTACTCCTTGTCCTATTGGTGATCTCCTTGATATTCGTGCTGCTTCTTTTGCTTTTTCACAG CTACCTTATTCTGACGAATCAAAGCACTTATGAACTTGTGAGACGAAAACGTATTCCATACATGAG GAATATGCCGGAACGAGTGCATCCTTTTAGCAGAGGAATCTATACAACGTCTGTTGCG ggtttgatcaGTGAAGGTAACATGTTTTGTCTTAAAATATGA
- the LOC106349045 gene encoding protein S-acyltransferase 10 isoform X2: MYIDYLTNVAKPWWKNAVIILLLVLLVISLIFVLLLLLFHSYLILTNQSTYELVRRKRIPYMRNMPERVHPFSRGIYTTSVAGLISEGNMFCLKI; encoded by the exons ATGTACATTGACTACCTGACTAACGTAGCCAAGCCTTG GTGGAAGAATGCAGTTATCATACTACTCCTTGTCCTATTGGTGATCTCCTTGATATTCGTGCTGCTTCTTTTGCTTTTTCACAG CTACCTTATTCTGACGAATCAAAGCACTTATGAACTTGTGAGACGAAAACGTATTCCATACATGAG GAATATGCCGGAACGAGTGCATCCTTTTAGCAGAGGAATCTATACAACGTCTGTTGCG ggtttgatcaGTGAAGGTAACATGTTTTGTCTTAAAATATGA